ttcaagttattttaaactttattattgaaTATGTAGTTATGGTATCTACTTCTAAATAAAGACTTGTTCTgccaagaatattttatttttaaaaatgtttttccatcTAAATTAAGTTACTTTTCATTCAACAAGTTGGTTCTCTGTGTTCTGTTGGTTCTTTGagtaaactaatttattcagtaattagTTTGTAatgattgaataatattaaccttttttatcatttgtgatattaagaattttagttGCACttctattgttaaataataagtatttatacaACTAGTCAGAGTTTTGAATGTTACatgcaaaaacaatttaaaagaataaataataattgaaataaaaaaaatgcatatgtatattatatactttatttaataaaacctgATTTTTATTAACCATGATAAAATACTTCGATGTTTCATTCATGACCCCTAAAACCCTAAGCACGTCCTTATATAGTAGTTTTTAAGTAAAGTGTTGATATCAGAGTTTTCATTTAAACCATTAACTTTTGTGTATTACTTTCCTTTTAGGATGATTTTGACACCAAACTCTCTGCAGCCGGTGATAAATTGGTTGTTGTTGATTTCCATGCTACATGGTGTGGGCCTTGCAAGCAAATAGCTCCattttttgctgtaaattttttttataaattagaatctttataaattaaatttttttctctttttgactttatttttatgtttatttcaggGGTTGGCTGAGGAATTCACAgatgttgtatttttaaaagttgatgtAGATGAAGTAGAagtgagtattttttttctctcttcaaatattcaaagataaccaaataattaaatatacaaatattaattacttaatattcaagtaataatttcatgaaccaaaaaatttttttttgctaaaacaacttcctgcaaaatttttaatcataatattgaaattttatttactaataaatcaaataatttctaaagatgcaattatgcatttaatgagaattttgattaattatttgaagttaaaatttaaatttaatttttaaagcctgTAGAGGGTCAAtgataaagttttttgtttaaagttggTCACGTGTGCTTTTATTGTAAATGAATTTACACTTTTgcaacaatttttgattttgtgctTGAAGCATTGTttcttaaactcaaaatttgctttcaatgaagctatcaaaaatatttattttaaatgggaTGAGTGATTAAGCTAGGAAAcaaggtttaatttttataaaaaaaagaaattctgccgtgaagtttttgcaataaatataaaatatttaattgagttaaaccatttttgtttctattttttgagAGAATGAATGTGATATGTATTCTTCATTTCTGTCACTAATAATGCTTACATGATAGAATATAGCTGTgaggaattttttatatatatattagatagtATATTGTTATTACATTATCTAATAATCTGTTTGAATTTCTAACTTGCAGGATGTTGCTACCTTATATGATGTGTCAAGCATTCctaaatttgtatttctgaaaaacaaagaaaaagtaaactttcaaaaatttgttccatatttattttgatattgaattttcttatttcagcAATCATCAGTTgctggtttttatttaattttgtatgacTTTAGGATGTCAATGTTTAGGAGTTGAGTGTGAGAATATTTGTTCTAtcaaatgttataattattttttctctttctaaagaatgtttaataattagttttaagtttttaaagaatacctctaatttttctgttattttttatactcatcaaaaatgtttatctctatttttatctagaatttgaaaattatttaaaaatagtatttttaattttaaggaaactttTGGAGTGAACGTTTCATGTAATAgtaagttaaagtaaattttaatcaaaattctgttttttctttgtttcaagttataaatttcattgaataattagtttattagactattgtgtaaatatataagTGTAATTCTCTAAcagttattcaattttaaagcaacaaacaattttgtaagtataaattaacataattttacagaaaacttattttttaaatcttactattaatttgttttaagttttaaaatcattgtctAAAATCTTGAGCATTTAAACTAATATGCATAATACCAGGATacatttgaactattttatgatgttcaactccatacccttgtaattttgaacccaatcagaagacaaggaaactgcTGGATCAAATGTTGAGAAAAATTTggctttttgatagaactaacccgcattttcaATGCTTCAAGTGGATGGTTAAGGTGATTCATACTGAAGTATAATATATACCAAATAATTCTCAAATGCCAAAAACTGAGTAATGATACATCAGCAGCTGAGGATTTTGTATTAGAAATTGCACACTTCCACGAATCATAAGCTTATAattcaacgaaattttaaaatttttgctaaaaaactCTGTATATCattcttttattagtttataccATTGTTTTCTGATGACAATCtgtgattatatttttctttttaggttGATGAAATGTTGGGAGCTAATCAAGACAAATTAAAAGCCTTGGTTACacagcataaataatttttactgctgGTCTTATGTATGCTTAGGCTTTATGCACAACTAAAAGCCttcattactatttattttttaaaatttgtttcatattgtAAGTTTATATTTTCGCACATAATTCTagtaaagattttatatatattcttgcTACTATTTCTATATAGAGACATGAAATGTTTAAAGTTgcttaaaaaagatatataacaTGTTATTGCTGTGGTTATAGTTATTCCAGTGTGACAACTGTCTTCTAGTAATGTGGTgctttgtttaactttttttttttaattcagtaaaaaatgtaaatttttctatacTATTAATAGCCATGCAGTAGTTTACTTGACCTTTTGAAATTAACATGTGAATGAGTGATTAGAAGGAtagtatttcttaatttttaaagaattttatttattaattttaagttcttttttaaaattaatatcttaacattaaaaagcacttaaattgttaacttttttacaCGTTTTCGActtataatcaaaaaattatttcatattttcaattgaagtttttaaaaacaatgatctATTCTGCATGTTGCAGGTAGATATCCTATTTATAGCttagttttttgtaaatatgtgtaCATCTTTCAGTAGCAtgaattttatcgtaaaataacaGTTGAGTTggatattattaatgttttgaaatcaatCATAAGTTTGGTTATTAAGTCAATGCAAATTTATCTTACTGTTAATGAATTGAGAATGCACATTGACGATTCCTAATTTCTCAAATTGctatgtttttatagttttcatgtgatattttctaaattattttctctttaataatGGTTATctggattaattttaattacataagaATTTGTGTTCCTTAGGTTATTTCATGCTTTTATGATTTATGCATTTCAGTGCCTTTATTGATTTCCAGCTTTAATATTTGCCTTTATGTGCCTTGAGTAATTCTGTCTTAATTGagtaaattaaactgttttcttGTAAAGCTTGCAGTTTTTGATTAATAGAACATTGTTGAAGTagcatatataataattatgaactattgaaatagcaatatttcctgcataaatgtgaattttaaagGAAGTTAATATAAGTTCAATTCTATAGTAAAATGCTTTAATAGATTTTCTGCTTCAGCAATTTAATGACATGTTTTAGAGCGTTTTCCCCCCAGTAAGTCTGTCATTAGTAGTTCTATTATATCATGACTGCatataaactttattagtttaaccccttaaagcAAAAGTTTTTCCCCCCGGAAATACTGGTTAAAAcgtgatagtttttaaatttttttttttaactgaaaataaatatgtaggtATAGTgtgttattttttgcaatttcagtTGTGGTGGTGACTAGGTGGTGTTGGtgtaaaagctataaaaaaattactgtacaaacaaagtttaaacaattttattacaagtttattttgaatttcaatatattaaaataaaattaaatcaactcAAGGGATCATCATTTTCATTGCTCAGACTTTCTGATAAATTGGcacattcattttttcaaaacaagttaATAAACTCTTAGTAAACATCAACTTATGGTTTccttttatgatatttaacgCAATAAAAATGGATATATTACCTTTTCCACACTAAATAACTGCCTTATAACAGAATTTCTAACAACCTTATAGCTTATCAAAATGCACCACTTGGTTTACACAAGAAAAGTGCTGCATAATGGTGTCATCTatggtaaataaatttagttataatctagcctatttatttttattaaaacaaatctcAGACGGGCATTAGAAATAAAGTAAGATTGTCCGTGTGAGGCACGAGCATGTGCAAATTTGCGGGTAATTTTTGCTCACGTCAGACACCAAATTCGTTAAGGGGTTGAAAATTCAACAATACTCCAATTTTTGAATTAGACAACaccaacataaaattttttatttctagaaagatttttcatttcatttatgaatGGCTAGTTATGTTGATTCGTGTGTGTAATTAGgctgcttattattttttctccctttttgaaaattttatatggatagaaattaaatattcaattagatactttgattgtttaattttattcataattatttttagggaCCATATATTTTATCCTAATACAGCCGAACCTCAATTTAACGACTCTCCCTAGACTGGACAAAAATGTCGTAAATAAAAGGGCGGGAaaatttccatgaaaaaaaaatataaatgaaattttaattattttttgtaaaacctAAATACAATTAGAAACttgaatgtaatttatttagtaaagagaaaaataattattttaaagaaaataaaaatctaacatttttgcttgataaatctttttttgttgtctttaagtacttaataaatttttgaaccatTCCAAggcatcaatttttttctcttgttattCATGTccttaaaagaaacttttcagTCAGTGCATGTTGTGCACtgctgttttaataaattattgtggATCTGAAGATGCAGTCTTCATCACTCCTGAAATGCTATcaatatgattttgaaatatactgGTGTAGGACTACCTTTTCTGAAACCATTTATGATAGTCTTGAGacacatttttttcaagcagactataataaatttaaaaattcaaaagctgtttttttttgtgtattggAAGTTATACAAGACTAACTCATTGGTATTtccagaaaataatatttgaggaTGCTCTAAATaccgagatttttttaaatatcgatatATAGGAAAGAATACTAAGCTGAAAAGATGTTAAAAGTAGGAAATAGTTATTTACAGGTGACTCTAAATTCttgttttactgtaattatttatttgttaaacttaAGTGTTatagaagttaattttaatttgttctttaatattttgctacttatttttctgtgacttttgaataaatcttcacaatgttttttaaaccaGATCAACAATATTGACTTTGAAATGAGTGTGTAGCTTATGAAAGTTTTTGAGCAATAAAACTGTGCATACATGCTGagttgattgtttttattttatgattttcctAACACAGTGATATTTGCACTCATCTCATGTTAATTATGCAGATACCTAGATCCCATACCAAAGGCTGGCAAATTAAACCCTGGTTGCTGAATAATAGTAAGTTGATTCAATTTCCAGCAAAACAATTGCAACAATTGTTTCCTCCCAAAACTAGCATACTAAGCCAAGTTTTTAGGTGAATGCTCCCTTCCCCACCATTCCACAAAcatgtatagtaaaaaaaagaaaaatagaaagaatgATTATTGGCTAAAGGTTCTTCTGTTGTAGCAAACCACGGAATTTGCAACTGTGATAGCCAGGAATTAATTATGTCTATGCTtgatggtattttttaatttggttgaaGTGATAATTTAACTcaaatctcttcttttttttatcatttatctaGTGCTAATTTGTTTGATAAggataaatttattgctttgaCTTATTTATAcctattgttaatttattttgttgtcttTATTTTGGTAAGaccatttctgtttttttttaaaatttttttttatgctggttgaaatgaaattttctttcccCTAAAACTTGGTTTTGAAAGTTATATAATGTTTTGCAGGTCGTTTCCCGTCCATTATcttgtatcaaaataaaattattctcatcAAAATTTCTGTTTGAGGATACTGTTTGTTTGTGGCCAGGtcagcattattttaatttcctcttTTTGTTTCTAAAGCTGAAGAAAAAGGATTTTGCGGGACGTTTTTCACCTAAAGttatcaaatcaaataaaaatttcacgaattttgagtaaaaaattatcattgaaaattaagtaattttttcaactttcagCAATTTAGTTGATGACACAATATTAACTGATAATTTCAAGAACcgatattttattaactagtcTCTgtactttaaagtaatttacGATATCTTTAGCTCATTAAATCACATAGAAAAATCGTGCTGTAATTACCTATAACCcaaatctactttttttaaataattaacactaTATTTTTGAGATGTTTGCAATCAACATCTGTCTAACCAAACTATTTTCtattaggaaattaaaaaaatgaatagataaCTATATGGTGTTCGATTATTCTTCGTTCACTAGcagttgttaaaattaaatattttataaatttgctgatatttctctctcttgagtgaatagtttgtcgtTTTTAAGCCATTTTTCAGAGGAAAcagcagttttaaattaaaaatgtatttaatcaGCTTgagtaacgaaaggtataatagaattcactgtttgcgtTAGGCGctcattaagggttgtctcaatttcaagcgcggATAATTATCTCCCCTCTGCCGCGCCGATATGAACTCTTCTACCGAataggtggagccaagtgccaactcctggtgaacgaactatacaaGCAAATtcaattaagtgaaaaatttaaagactaattTGATCAACAATTTCATTTAGATGAGTTAACCATATTGCCGATCACACTTTGTAGTGGTCAGGGACCTGACCTTACCAGAAAGGTCATGGGTTCGAAACTCAGATGATGTTTTAAAGCAGTGATTatcaaacttatttcttttaccgccccctttgaaaatcaattatttttcagcgCCCCCCCCATTTTTTATACACCcctaaaacttaaaaaccacaatttcattactttaactaatttagttataattagtCGGTTCTGATGTTTAAACTTActaaactagaaatttttaccAGTGAGAGCAAATAAAACCcaactttataatattattaatatattttaatcaaattaaaagaagcaatataaatatgtaatcagTTTTCGTTTTTATACTAATCTAATGAGATCGAtgaatttgatgatatttaataagtttgttGATATCAGGTTCAATTTTACTCAAAAGCAGTCGTAAGTCGCCGCGTTTGGTAACTTGCAAATGATTTCTCTTCTTAGTAAGCAGCGTTGTCACAGCGCTAAATCCACGTTcccaaaaatatgaatttcacacaaatattaatttataagagaaatacattgctattttattgtactattttgtactaattttttAGAACGAAactagttttgttgaatatctttCTCATTAATATAAGATAAGattctcaattaaaattttatatttcgacTAGTAAATAATGCTACTAATACGAGTAATAATAACTTGTTTAACtacggaaaataaattaatatcatttcgtattatagataaatatgggtaatttttcatagaattttagtttataatttagaactgGTTCAAATAAAAACCGCCGTCTAAGCCagcgtttttattatttgtaatatttataatatatagaaaTAGTAAACGATGTTTGCAATAAGTGAACTGCTTAGGCTTACTATACTATTTGACACTGGACTGTAATGggttaattgttaaaaaagaatttctaacacaactttttgaacaataattatatacttatttccattttatataaANatagttcttgagaaattaaatgttaaatatataacttttttaaaattgaataattcagTTGTATTTGACTGATTTaatacacattaaattttatattttgtcatttaaaatgacatttgttaaattttcaatttaaagttctttcgtctattctcttaaataaaataatataaaataattaatgcttcttaaaaattatttttgacaaggaactatttttaggaaaatgaattttattattgtgcgctaaaattttttagttcgtttaaaaaaattctcgtgGTATGGCTATATatcagggatgggcaaactacggcccgcgggctgACTGTGGCCCGCCAGAagattttatccggcccgcggatagaattttaacttgccaATTCGTGGCGAATgtaaacaatatacatccattttcttgtctactttctttaaagctatttttgttatttcttttttagcaaagtactgatgacctttcattttttctttttttgttctacaaaacataaattgatgaaaatagtTAGCTCAGACAgattcaattggtaaaatgttgaaagcagaagttctttacAGAGTAGCCGTAAAACGccatctgaagcagttgtttctaagTATGCCAAAGTATGAGTtctacaaatcattaccaattGCTAGCTTCctaaacttaatatttcatgCTCAGAAAGTCAGAGCTATGTTTGCTTcatcttatatatgtgaacaagtgttttcaactatgaacctCAGAAAATATCATATCTAGACTAACAGACAAACATTTGGCCTCGTACCTTAAACTAAATACATCTCACATCGAACCTCAatataagaaacttttaaaaatgaaatcgcaatttcattcatctcattaaatatttaaattaaaacttgtaaatcattttttttatatttattttggaaatttttacttGGCCcatcaaacttttttctctcGATTTTTtgccctcgaccaaaaaagtttgcccaccTCTGCTATATATATTCGAGAGTCAAGAattcgaacatttaaaaaaaaagttatgctttttttttagaaaaagatgtGTCTGTTTTTCTAAAGTATTTTGAATCTTAGTATATAAAAGTTCAAACTTTTGATCATATGTCATTCAAAGTGCTTGCTTTTTTGCACATGGTACATGTGCACaaacagaagttttttttatattaattgaaaagttttcaattgatcatattttaattttttttatttaaataaatattttcttttaaaaaaaattttgattttatatttagaattaacaCGTGACTTAATAGcagatgtatttttaattgttagaggggggcaccaaaatattttcagtgcttAGGGCCTCAAGAGGTCTTAATCCGGCCCTGTCTGCCGCGCCGATATGAACTCCTTTACCGAataggtggagccaagtgccaactcctggtgaacgaactatacaaGCAAATtcaattaagtgaaaaatttaaagactaattTGATCtacattttaaagtatagaaatattGCTCAGTAATTcagtggaatttttaaaaattaagaactaatttatattacgtgaaaaatttaaaaaaccaattcTTTATTTCCGTAAACTATAGTAGCTTGTTTTTATTActgcagtgaaaaaaaaaaaaacttattttccgcgctctaattctttgaaaaacaataaagaaacatTGAAGATGGAAAAAAAGTGACGTTAGCAGTTAGTTCTTGAACTAACTGCTTATAAAATCccatactaaatataatttttttcaattaacatatttttaagaaatggtcTATTTTCTGTTCCAACTGGATTGAGGAAATGGGAGCACGAAGTTCCCATAAATGTCCGTCTAAACAAAATCTTTAtctctaatatttaaatatcaaaaacaaggaaaatatttacatatttttgcaacaGCGTGTCACAGCGTGTaccatgattttaatttattcttttgataaataaatgtatttacattggttatattttaacaagctattgtattttcattttgtaactaTTATTTGTTTCCTACTTTACAACACAAGATACTTcaagaaattataattcataattttttagaaaatttgaaatagtaaaattttatagttaatataatTAGATTGTGAAAAAACAACAATTCCGAACACTAACTACTGATAAGAAGTTTAAATACAGAAAACCTAAATGAAATTGGTGCTGTCATCTAGTGTAGAAATAAACAGTTATCTTTATTCGAGAGGAAAGTGgctgataaaattattcaattttctaGAAGGTTTAAAGCATAtacgaatataaaaatatgccgACAGTACAAAAAACatcttaacaaattaaatttatgattttttgactttttttctttttatcattctaataaataattaaaataacagtagTTAATGAAAGGAAATGTATAAAAGagaattaaataatcaaaattatttataaaatctgaaCGATGTTTTCctgctaaaaaattttgactctgttatttgaaaattgaaatcctaaaagttgttttattatCTAGTaacatattaaagataaaaataataataaagcatatttaaaaatatattataattgatataaagAACGCGTAGCATATTAAAATGAGATGTATTGCCTCCAAGCAttacacataataaaaaaaaaatccttttttgataaaaattattataaaagtatttctataagtatttaatataatttgttacCATTACCTGTGTTTCAGTTCAATAAAACTATgtgaaatcaataataaaaaaaatatatatataataaattatatttattttttatataaataaatat
This region of Parasteatoda tepidariorum isolate YZ-2023 chromosome X1, CAS_Ptep_4.0, whole genome shotgun sequence genomic DNA includes:
- the LOC107455469 gene encoding thioredoxin — translated: MVHAVEDKDDFDTKLSAAGDKLVVVDFHATWCGPCKQIAPFFAGLAEEFTDVVFLKVDVDEVEDVATLYDVSSIPKFVFLKNKEKVDEMLGANQDKLKALVTQHK